Proteins encoded within one genomic window of Anopheles gambiae chromosome 3, idAnoGambNW_F1_1, whole genome shotgun sequence:
- the LOC5668292 gene encoding uncharacterized protein LOC5668292 encodes MGLRWGTLRLAALWALFVCLQLAGGSPFFGVSVQGGFQAEADIAVAARAIRLVAESSQQSMVTFSAKLPLNTAVHSVTAGAVLQLNTIALTNVANLTDRISWAAINKTNPPAEVFSTLKTVYTDVVTSMQQAAPAAIELITAYSAANGAAIARSSNNVLLILADISKSLSLFSSTIDTFPTPITAKEVFEKLTKSQIANIVGALDALRAELTVLAGKLKDTAMTLTDSDALISNYISMLSQAFGNIDFSLSNVFNRLSGLSADFERQLRASESTIMNDVQSFNAKITVFKDNIIAPAASQILSITRIFSEKYSESYTIIKPNVEDRLQLVEDTATDTVLNAVQNLLFTTYRMLDSAMRRIPNAPALGKPCASEFINPYVQNLSSNMASSLTGCISSTAAQVEAVLRAQLQAIGALVKDRQSYFKMWNDAINGVSSTSDVTTRTVASIKLTARTANLQLDTQGPMLATLFSIYAQLVSNLDAILNRNKLCITLKSAELSAQLVMASTSFNTCIDS; translated from the exons ATGGGTCTTCGATGGGGGACGCTTCGTTTGGCAGCCCTGTGGgcgttgtttgtgtgcttgcaG CTTGCGGGTGGTTCTCCCTTCTTCGGTGTGTCAGTTCAGGGAGGCTTCCAAGCAGAAGCTGACATAGCAGTGGCAGCACGAGCTATTCGGTTGGTGGCCGAGTCGTCCCAGCAATCGATGGTAACCTTTTCGGCGAAGCTACCGTTAAATACCGCAGTCCACAGCGTTACCGCCGGCGCCGTACTGCAGCTCAACACTATTGCACTTACCAACGTCGCCAACCTTACCGATCGCATAAGCTGGGCAGCGATCAACAAAACCAACCCACCGGCCGAAGTGTTCTCAACGTTGAAAACTGTTTACACTGATGTTGTAACCAGCATGCAACAAGCAGCACCCGCCGCCATCGAATTGATTACCGCCTATTCCGCTGCCAATGGTGCCGCGATTGCGAGATCCAGCAACAACGTTTTGCTTATCTTGGCCGACATTTCCAAAAGCCTATCGCTGTTCAGCAGCACCATCGACACGTTTCCCACCCCAATAACAGCGAAGGAAGTGTTTGAGAAGCTAACCAAATCTCAAATTGCCAACATTGTCGGGGCACTGGATGCACTTAGGGCCGAGCTAACGGTGCTGGCCGGTAAGCTGAAGGATACGGCAATGACGCTGACCGACTCGGACGCGCTCATCTCGAACTACATCAGCATGCTGTCTCAAGCATTTGGTAATATTGACTTTAGCCTGTCGAACGTGTTCAACAGGTTGAGTGGGCTGTCGGCAGATTTCGAGAGGCAACTGCGAGCCTCAGAATCTACCATTATGAATGATGTGCAGTCATTCAACGCGAAGATCACCGTTTTCAAGGACAACATTATCGCCCCAGCGGCTAGTCAGATCCTGTCGATCACGAGAATTTTCAGCGAGAAGTACAGCGAATCCTACACGATTATAAAGCCGAACGTCGAGGATCGGCTACAGCTGGTGGAAGATACCGCCACCGATACGGTGCTGAATGCGGTGCAGAATTTGCTCTTTACCACTTATCGCATGCTGGACAGTGCAATGCGCCGCATTCCGAATGCGCCCGCGCTGGGGAAACCTTGTGCCAGCGAGTTTATCAACCCTTACGTGCAGAATTTGTCCTCCAACATGGCTTCATCGCTTACCGGTTGCATCTCTTCCACGGCCGCCCAGGTGGAAGCGGTGCTTCGGGCGCAACTTCAAGCAATCGGTGCGCTGGTAAAGGACCGACAGTCATACTTCAAGATGTGGAACGACGCCATTAACGGAGTCAGCAGTACCTCCGACGTTACTACAAGAACTGTCGCCTCTATAAAGCTGACTGCG CGCACGGCTAATCTACAGCTCGATACTCAGGGGCCAATGTTGGCGACCCTGTTTTCAATCTACGCACAGTTGGTGTCCAATCTGGATGCTATACTTAACCGCAACAAACTGTGTATTACACTCAAAAGTGCAGAACTGTCTGCCCAGCTGGTTATGGCCTCGACAAGCTTCAACACTTGTATAGATAGTTAG
- the LOC133392835 gene encoding uncharacterized protein LOC133392835: protein MKLIKIALLLYALAGCEALFGIDVSPNIPEAATITNACLRLMIVSQQIVNSVNSVGELSFGTFLLQSGATSFVTSVPQAYTALAAIAREVNTVTNANTGNLNTIFSVVLTNLKSFTAVTIDERFAKWLILQNSAFTPDFSTIIQTLNDVTSFFENTAQPGMLRFSSNRITQATFYGTIPKQTVANVAQKLTDMVVYHESVVLPYFNRFGSTMRWASDKMAQFLSNMDSAFQSIDGTLCSTYERFNELNRTFRSEANDMQPSIQSSVAQFAKRMEEFNDLYVGGSSADYALTANDMYNSYLSTIVQQTKVISNSLETVRNNFSDNALESFGDTLASGFKAMTQSILTILSQATTTNKVVCTDQVLHKFISEFSSAARKLSDCFSGSDYDVSAPVSGEITAVKDIQKDVAQYFNQLVSAVGGLANSSPLNARMQLDMFLTAFFSESKTITPTILQQLVNMATDLGANYALLIGRSRYCLAMNKAVAVRLATNFPQATFACVS from the exons ATGAAGTTGATAAAAATTGCTCTGCTGCTCTATGCACTAGCT GGATGCGAGGCGCTGTTCGGTATCGATGTTTCACCCAACATTCCGGAAGCTGCAACCATAACGAATGCCTGCCTGAGGCTTATGATCGTATCACAGCAGATCGTCAACTCAGTCAACAGTGTCGGAGAACTGTCGTTCGGCACATTCCTGCTGCAAAGTGGGGCTACATCGTTCGTCACCTCGGTACCACAGGCCTACACAGCGCTCGCTGCCATCGCACGAGAAGTAAACACGGTGACGAATGCGAACACAGGCAATCTAAACACCATTTTCTCCGTTGTGCTTACCAATCTGAAATCCTTTACCGCAGTCACGATCGATGAACGTTTTGCCAAATGGTTGATACTACAGAATTCTGCTTTCACGCCCGATTTCTCAACCATCATTCAAACGCTGAACGATGTGACTAGCTTTTTCGAAAACACGGCGCAACCGGGTATGCTCCGCTTCTCGTCCAACCGAATTACGCAAGCCACGTTTTACGGCACCATCCCAAAGCAGACAGTCGCCAATGTCGCGCAAAAGCTTACCGATATGGTCGTGTACCATGAGTCGGTGGTGCTGCCATATTTCAACAGGTTTGGTAGTACCATGCGCTGGGCCTCTGATAAGATGGCTCAATTTCTCAGCAACATGGACAGTGCGTTCCAAAGCATCGACGGAACATTGTGCTCCACGTACGAACGCTTCAACGAGCTGAACAGGACGTTCCGTTCGGAAGCAAATGACATGCAGCCTTCGATTCAGTCCAGTGTGGCACAGTTCGCCAAGCGAATGGAGGAATTCAATGATCTGTACGTGGGAGGATCGTCCGCGGACTATGCATTGACAGCGAACGACATGTACAACTCTTACCTCAGTACGATCGTACAGCAGACGAAGGTGATATCAAATAGTCTAGAAACGGTACGGAACAATTTTAGTGATAATGCACTGGAAAGCTTCGGAGACACACTTGCGTCGGGCTTTAAGGCCATGACGCAGTCAATCTTAACCATCCTAAGCCAGGCCACCACCACAAACAAAGTGGTCTGCACCGATCAGGTTTTGCACAAATTCATCAGCGAGTTCAGTAGCGCTGCGCGGAAGTTAAGCGACTGCTTTTCCGGCAGCGATTACGATGTATCGGCACCCGTCAGCGGTGAGATTACTGCGGTAAAGGACATCCAGAAAGACGTTGCCCAGTACTTCAACCAGCTGGTCAGTGCTGTTGGAGGACTCGCCAACTCGAGCCCCTTGAATGCGCGGATGCAGCTGGACATGTTTCTCACTGCG ttTTTTAGTGAAAGCAAGACCATCACACCCACCATCTTGCAGCAGCTGGTCAACATGGCGACAGATCTCGGGGCCAATTACGCTCTTTTGATCGGTCGATCTCGCTACTGTTTGGCGATGAACAAGGCTGTAGCAGTCCGGTTGGCAACTAACTTTCCTCAGGCAACATTTGCCTGTGTGTCGTAG
- the LOC1279455 gene encoding DNA topoisomerase 3-alpha, translating into MLRLAKASISFIRRCPQTRALASACSANMKYLNVAEKNDAAKTIAGLLSRGSSQRREGYSPYNKIYEFSYNLHGQSIQMIMTSVSGHLLTHEFLPSFRGWHSCSPEDLFDAPVRKNCPEQYEKIKKTLEREVRGCSALIIWTDCDREGENIGYEIIEVCRAVKPQLRVFRAKFSEITAPSIKRAIENLVQPDARQNDAVNVRSELDLRIGAAFTRFQTLRLQKSFPQDISNNLVSYGSCQIPTLGFVAQRYKEIENFIPQTFWKIKLTHTIDELTVEFHWSRNRLFDKQCCEAYLMLCQTTPTAKVVNVTQKPKNKWRPTPMDTVELEKLGSRKLKMNAKQVMTIAEKLYTQGIISYPRTETNMFTGDMKLAPLVQAQVASDQWGSFAEKVLQWGVNPRNGKKSDQAHPPIHPTKLPTNLFGDEWRVYELIARHFLACVSRDATGSETIVNVVVAEEEEFTASGLCIHERNYLEVYLYDRWNAKEIHSYQVGHTFEPTELGLHEGSTTAPNMLTEADLIALMEKHGIGTDATHAEHINTIKERGYIGERDRGFLVPGTLGMGLVEGYEMMELRLAHPELRAGLEADLKLVCEGRKNPNDVLAEQIAKYKEVYRIMSQKARALDRAMGQRLNQTPQEPPPDAGASAATATGSAPMREVCKCPKCGHKMCLRTKRDSSGYYLGCVAFPECRNNIWFDDSMREINVLDDTCARCGSKKMTVKFRSVRFYALLQSTDMDEYQFCIVCDDKFRNLFNINESSVRVAAGARSSSNTTTVPVAQPARSSTSTWGTGNQSERRPANTAHNTTSSGIGRSNSSAGSSSSWGTGQSTSNNWGGSQSSNRGGGSSTTTWGKPANNRADGPAKKGGGFGDAGGAKQNSWHNPSNSSRVGIGEEDGEVMCRCGTPASRFTVKKDGPNKGRPFFSCPNQASSCGFFKWGDENMPPASSHNGGTGGGSVSWGSGGVSNSGSSWGRSSNDTTNKTSRTTRKCGLCRQEGHTKNKCPQRGESTDF; encoded by the exons ATGTTGCGTCTCGCAAAAGCCTCGATTTCCTTCATCCGACGCTGCCCACAAACACGTGCTTTAGCCAGTGCATGTAGTGCCAATATGAAATACTTGAACGTAGCAGAGAAAAATGATGCAGCGAAAACGATTGCCGGTTTGTTGTCGCGAGGATCGTCCCAAAGG AGAGAAGGATACTCGCCGTACAACAAAATATACGAATTCAGCTACAATCTGCACGGTCAAAGCATCCAAATGATAATGACATCCGTATCGGGCCATCTGTTGACACATGAGTTTTTGCCCAGTTTCCGTGGCTGGCACAGCTGCAGCCCGGAGGATCTGTTCGACGCACCGGTACGAAAAAATTGCCCGGAACAGTATGAAAAAATCAAGAAAACCCTCGAACGAGAGGTACGCGGTTGTTCAGCCCTCATCATCTGGACCGATTGCGATCGAGAGGGTGAAAACATTGGCTACGAAATCATTGAGGTGTGTCGTGCGGTGAAACCACAGCTGCGAGTTTTTCGGGCAAAATTTTCCGAAATCACTGCACCATCGATAAAGCGCGCGATTGAAAACCTAGTCCAGCCGGATGCTCGACAAAATGATGCAGTTAATGTGCGCAGTGAGCTTGATCTGCGCATTGGAGCCGCATTTACCCGGTTTCAAACGTTGCGGTTGCAGAAATCATTCCCCCAAGACATATCGAACAATCTGGTCTCTTACGGAAGCTGCCAGATACCGACGCTTGGCTTTGTAGCCCAACGGTAcaaggaaattgaaaatttcatACCCCAGACGTTTTGGAAAATCAAGC TCACACACACGATCGATGAATTAACGGTCGAATTTCATTGGTCGCGAAATCGGCTCTTCGACAAGCAGTGCTGTGAAGCATATCTGATGCTTTGCCAAACCACTCCGACCGCGAAAGTGGTGAACGTTACGCAGAAGCCGAAAAACAAATGGCGTCCCACGCCGATGGATACGGTAGAGTTGGAGAAATTGGGCTCCAGGAAACTAAAAATGAATGCCAAGCAAGTGATGACTATTGCGGAAAAACTGTACACCCAAG gtatcatcagCTATCCACGTACTGAAACGAACATGTTTACCGGCGATATGAAGCTAGCGCCACTAGTGCAAGCTCAAGTTGCCAGTGATCAGTGGGGCTCATTTGCGGAAAAGGTGCTCCAGTGGGGTGTCAATCCGAGGAACGGGAAAAAGTCCGATCAAGCCCATCCTCCCATACATCCCACCAAACTACCGACCAATCTCTTCGGCGATGAATGGCGCGTGTACGAGCTAATAGCGCGACACTTCCTTGCTTGCGTCAGCCGCGATGCAACCGGTTCCGAGACGATCGTAAACGTAGTCGTTGCCGAGGAGGAAGAATTTACCGCTTCAGGGCTTTGCATTCACGAGCGAAATTATCTCGAGGTTTACCTGTACGATCGGTGGAATGCGAAGGAAATACACTCCTACCAGGTCGGACATACGTTCGAGCCGACCGAGTTGGGATTGCACGAAGGCTCGACGACGGCACCGAACATGCTGACCGAGGCGGATCTGATTGCGCTGATGGAGAAGCATGGCATCGGTACAGACGCAACGCACGCTGAGCACATCAACACGATCAAGGAGCGTGGCTACATCGGTGAACGGGATCGTGGATTTCTGGTGCCCGGTACGCTTGGCATGGGGTTGGTAGAAGGGTACGAAATGATGGAACTACGCTTGGCCCATCCCGAGCTCCGAGCGGGTCTCGAAGCCGACCTAAAGCTGGTATGCGAAGGCCGTAAAAATCCCAACGACGTGCTAGCGGAGCAAATTGCCAAGTACAAGGAAGTGTACCGAATCATGTCCCAGAAGGCAAGAGCGCTCGATAGAGCGATGGGACAGCGGTTGAACCAAACGCCGCAAGAACCACCGCCAGATGCGGGTGCATCGGCTGCAACCGCCACCGGCTCCGCACCTATGCGAGAGGTCTGCAAATGTCCAAAATGTGGCCACAAGATGTGCCTTCGAACGAAGCGCGATTCCTCCGGGTACTATCTCGGATGTGTCGCCTTTCCTGAGTGCAGGAACAACATCTGGTTCGACGATTCGATGCGTGAAATCAACGTGCTCGACGACACGTGTGCCCGATGTGGCAGCAAAAAGATGACGGTCAAGTTTCGCAGTGTACGCTTTTATGCCCTGCTTCAAAGCACGGACATGGACGAGTATCAGTTTTGTATCGTGTGCGATGACAAGTTTCGAaacttatttaacattaacgAGTCCAGCGTTCGCGTCGCGGCCGGTGCACGCTCATCATCGAATACGACTACTGTACCTGTGGCCCAACCTGCTCGCAGCTCGACCAGTACCTGGGGTACCGGGAATCAAAGCGAACGACGTCCAGCTAACactgcacacaacacaaccagcAGTGGAATTGGGCGGTCGAACAGTTCGGCAGGCTCATCATCGTCTTGGGGAACGGGACAATCCACGAGCAACAATTGGGGCGGAAGTCAATCGTCTAACCGTGGCGGTGGATCATCCACCACTACCTGGGGAAAACCAGCGAACAATCGAGCGGATGGTCCAGCTAAAAAGGGTGGTGGATTTGGCGATGCGGGAGGCGCGAAGCAAAATTCCTGGCACAATCCTTCAAATAGCTCACGCGTTGGCATAGGCGAAGAGGACGGCGAAGTTATGTGCCGTTGTGGTACGCCGGCATCACGTTTCACGGTGAAGAAGGACGGACCGAACAAGGGAAGGCCTTTCTTTAGCTGTCCCAATCAGGCAAGCTCCTGTGGGTTCTTCAAATGGGGCGATGAAAACATGCCTCCAGCTTCGTCGCATAATGGCGGGACGGGCGGAGGATCGGTCAGTTGGGGCTCTGGTGGCGTCAGTAACAGTGGATCGAGCTGGGGACGCAGCAGCAATGACACTACCAACAAAACATCCAGAACGACTCGAAAGTGTGGCCTTTGTCGTCAGGAAGGACACACGAAAAACAAGTGTCCACAGCGTGGTGAATCAACAGATTTTTGA